The sequence gtcaggttccttataagtgtgtgttctgatacacactgtacaactgtcaggttccttataagtgtgtgttctgatacactgtacaactgtcaggttccttataagtgtgtgttctgatacacactgtacaactgtcaggttccttataagtgtgtgttctgatacactgtacaactgtcaggttccttataagtgtgtgttctgatacacactgtacaactgtcaggttcctcacaactgtgtgttctgatacacactgtacaactgtcaggttccttataagtgtgtgttctgatacacactgtacaactgtcaggttcctcacaactgtgtgttctgatacacactgtacaactgtcaggttccttataagtgtgtgttctgatacacactgtacaactgtcaggttccttataagtgtgtgttctgatacacactgtacaactgtcaggttcctcacaactgtgtgttctgatacacactgtacaactgtcaggttcctcacaactgtgtgttctgatacacactgtacaactgtcaggttcctcacaattgtgtgttctgatacacactgtagaactgtcaggttccttataagtgtgtgttctgatacacactgtacaactgtcaggttccttataagtgtgtgttctgatacacactgtacaactgtcaggttccttataagtgtgtgatttctgatacattttttaaataacctttTGTTCTAAGTGTGTTCTGCCACACACTGTACAAGTGTAATGTTCCTCACAACTGTGTGTTCTTTGGTGTTTTCTTAAAgagtattttattctaaactgtgtttttacacactgtacaactgtcaggttccttataagtgtgtgttctgatacacactgtacaactgtcaggttccttataagtgtgtgttctgatacacactgtacaactgtcaggttccttataagtgtgtgttctgatacacactgtacaactgtcaggttcctcacaactgtgtgttctgatacacactgtacaactgtcaggttccttataagtgtgtgttctgatacacactgtacaactgtcaggttccttataagtgtgatttctgatacacactgtacaactgtcaggttccttataagtgtgtgttctgatacacactgtacaactgtcaggttccttataagtgtgtgttctgatacacactgtacaactgtcaggttccttataagtgtgtgttctgatacacactgtacaactgtcaggttcctcacaactgtgtgttctgatacacactgtacaactgtcaggttccttataagtgtgtgttctgatacactgtacaactgtcaggttccttataagtgtgtgttctgatacacactgtacaactgtcaggttccttataagtgtgtgttctgatacacactgtacaactgtcaggttccttataagtgtgtgttctgatacactgtacaactgtcaggttccttataagtgtgtgttctgatacactgtacaactgtcaggttcctcacaactgtgtgttctgatacacactgtacaactgtcaggttccttataagtgtgtgttctgatacactgtacaactgtcaggttccttataagtgtgtgttctgatacacactgtacaactgtcaggttccttataagtgtgtgttgtgatacacactgtacaactgtcaggttcctcacaactgtgtgttctgatacacactgtacaactgtcaggttccttataagtgtgtgttctgatacactgtacaactgtcaggttccttataagtgtgtgttctgatacacactgtacaactgtcaggttcctcacaactgtgtgttctgatacacactgtacaactgtcaggttccttataagtgtgtgttctgatacacactgtacaactgtcaggttccttataagtgtgtgttgtgatacacactgtacaactgtcaggttcctcacaactgtgtgttctgatacacactgtacaactgtcaggttccttataagtgtgtgttctgatacactgtacaactgtcaggttccttataagtgtgtgttctgatacacactgtacaactgtcaggttcctcacaactgtgtgttctgatacacactgtacaactgtcaggttccttataagtgtgtgttctgatacacactgtacaactctcaggttccttataagtgtgtgttctgatacacactgtacaactgtcaggttcctcacaactgtgtgttctgatacacactgtacaactgtcaggttccttataagtgtgtgttctgatacacactgtacaactgtcaggttccttataagtgtgtgttctgatacacactgtacaactgtcaggttccttataagtgtgatttctgatacacactgtacaactgtcaggttccttataagtgtgtgttctgatacacactgtacaactgtcataagtgtgtgttctgatacacactgtacaactgtcaggttccttataagtgtgtgttctgatacacactgtacaactgtcaggttcctcacaactgtgtgttctgatacacactgtacaactgtcaggttccttataagtgtgtgttctgatacacactgtacaactgtcaggttccttataagtgtgtgttctgatacacactgtacaactgtcaggttccttataagtgtgtgttctgatacacactgtacaactgtcaggttcctcacaactgtgtgttctgatacacactgtacaactgtcaggttccttataagtgtgtgttctgatacacactgtacaactgccaggttccttataagtgtgtgttctgatacacactgtacaactgtcaggttccttataagtgtgatttctgatacacactgtacaactgtcaggttccttataagtgtgtgttctgatacacactgtacaactgtcaggttccttataagtgtgatttctgatgattttttaaataaccttTTGTTCTAAGTtctttccacacactgtacaagtGTAATGTTCCTCACAACTGTGTGTTCTTTGGTGTTTTCTTAAAgagtattttattctaaactgttttacacactgtacaactgtcaggttccttataagtgtgtgttctgatacacactgtacaactgtcaggttccttataagtgtgatttctgatacacactgtacaactgtcaggttccttataagtgtgtgttctgatacacactgtacaactgtcaggttcctcacaactgtgtgttctgatacacactgtacaactgtcaggttccttataagtgtgtgttctgatacacactgtacaactgtcagattccttataagtgtgtgttctgatacacactgtacaactgtcaggttcctcacaactgtgtgttctgatacacactgtacaactgtcaggttccttataagtgtgtgttctgatacacactgtacaactgtcaggttccttataagtgtgtgttctgatacacactgtacaactgtcaggttccttataagtgtgtgttctgatacacactgtacaactgtcaggttccttataagtgtgatttctgatacacactgtacaactgtcaggttccttataagtgtgatttctgatgattttttaaataaccttTTGTTCTAAGTtcttttccacacactgtacaagtGTAATGTTCCTCACAACTGTGTGTTCTTTGGTGTTTTCTTAAAgagtattttattctaaactgttttacacactgcacaactgtcaggttccttataagtgtgatttctgatgattttttaaataaccttTTGTTCTAAGTtcttttccacacactgtacaagtGTAATGTTCCTCACAACTGTGTGTTCTTTGGTGTTTTCTTAAAgagtattttattctaaactgttttacacactgtacaactgtcaggttccttataagtgtgtgttctgatacacactgtacaactgtcaggttccttataagtgtgtgttctgatacacactgtacaactgtcaggttccttataagtgtgatttctgatacacactgtacaactgtcaggttccttataagtgtgtgttctgatacacactgtacaactgtcaggttccttataagtgtgtgttctgatacacactgtacaactgtcaggttccttataagtgtgatttctgatgattttttaaataacctATTGTTCTAAGTtcttttccacacactgtacaagtGTAATGTTCCTCACAACTGTGTGTTCTTTGGTGTTTTCTTAAAgagtattttattctaaactgttttacacactgcacaactgtcaggttccttataagtgtgatttctgatgattttttaaataaccttTTGTTCTAAGTtcttttccacacactgtacaagtGTAATGTTCCTCACAACTGTGTGTTCTTTGGTGTTTTCTTAAAGAGcattttattctaaactgttttacacactgcacaactgtcaggttccttataagtgtgatttctgatgattttttaaataaccttTTGTTCTAAGTtcttttccacacactgtacaagtGTAATGTTCCTCACAACTGTGTGTTCTTTGGTGTTTTCTTAAAgagtattttattctaaactgttttccacacactgtacaactgtaaggtttctcaccagtgtgtattctttgatgattTTTTAAACCCTCTtttgttctaaattgtttttcacaaactgtacaactgtaaggtttctctccagtatgtattcCTCGATGAGTTACTAATCCACTATTTGTTCTAAACTGTCTTCCACAAACTGTACAAATGTAAGgattctccccagtgtgtattctttgatgtatttttaagtcATAATTTGATCTTAGTTTTTTCCCACACATtatacaactgtaaggtttctcaccagtgtgtattctatggtgattttttaaaaaatcttttgttCTAAATCCtcttccacacactgtacaactgtaaggcttctccccagtatgtattctttcatgtattttaatTCACTTCTTGATCTAAATTgctttccacacactgtacaacaataAGGTTTTCAAAGTATGCATTCCTTGATGATTTTTTAAAGCACcttttgttgtaaactgtttatcacaaactgtacaactgtaaggcttCTCTCCAGTATGCATACCTTGATGCATTGTTAATCCACTATTTGTTCGAAATTCTTTTCCACACACtatacaactgtaaggtttttctGCGTGTGTGTTCTTTGGTGactttttaaagcattttttgtTCTGAACTGTTTCCAACAAActgcacaactgtaaggtttctccccagtgtgtattctttgatgtattgttaacttactttttgttgtaaattgttttccacacacagtacaactgtaaggttttacACCAGTGTGTAGCTGTTGATGACATTTTAATTGATATTTTGtcataaattgtttttcacacactgtacaactgtgaGGTTTTATCCCAGTGTGTAGCTGTTGATGATATTTTAattgataatttgttataaattgtttttcacatactgtacaactgtaaggtttctccccagtgtgtattctctgaTGTATTTTAATGTACTGTTTGCTgtaaattgttttccacacactggacaacagtaaggtttctcacaactatgtatttttttatgatgatttaatTTACCATATGTTCTGAATTGTTtcccacacactgtacaactgtatgaTTTCTCCCCACTATGTGTTCTTTGATGTATTGTTAATTTACTCtttgttctaaattgtttttcacacacaGTACAAGTGTAATGTTCCTCAGAAGTGTGTGTTCTTTGGTGTTTTATTACTTCTCCATATGTTCTAAATCGCTTACCACACACAGCACAAGtgtaaggtttctcaccagtatGTATTCCTTTATGTATCGTTATTCCACTCTTTGTTCTAAATCgtttttccacacactgtacaactgtaaggcttCTCCCCAGTGTGTACACTTTGATGTACTTTTAACACACCATATGTTCTAAACTGTTtcccacacactgtacaactgtaaggtttctccccagtatgtattgCTTGATGTACTTTCAACACACTATTTCCTCTAAATTGTTTCCCCACACACTGTACAAGTGTAGGTTTctcccagtgtgtattctttgatgtattgtTAATTCATAATTCCTTCTAAATTGTTTCCCACACAcagtacaactgtaaggtttctcacaAGTGTGTGTTCTAtggtgattttttaaaacattttttgttctaaactgtttttcacacactgtacaactgtaaggcttctctccagtgtgtattctttgatgtgaTTTTAAGTTTCTATTTGATACTAATGATTTTCCACAAATCTCACAACTGTAAGACATCTTCCCAGTGTGACTTCTTTTAAGTTGTTCCAATGGACTATTTCTCTCACACTTTTTAACATCAACTACACAAttatatggtttctctccagGTTGTATCCTCTGTTCTTGGTTTAGTTTATCCAATGTTCtaaattcttttatattatttccaTTTAAAGTTGTTTCTCCACCTGTTTCATTGTTTGGTTTGGAGGATTTTATAACTTCTGTGTAGTAATCTTGTTTTATACCATGATAACCAGGACACTGACTCACACAGTGGATGTTCACACTGGTATTTGTatctgaaataaacatataaatgatGTCATATCAtggttaataatatatttcatgaacttctaagtatatttaatattttcatatgatcaatacatgtatgaaaatattaaagctaaaactaattataatgaaGTTTTTCCCAGTTTCAAACCTTGATACCTGAACCACATAAAACAAGTTGTTGATAACATTCCACATTCCAAAGGATTTTAGTGGAAAAAGTAAAATCTCCTGTAAAAATAAGACAGCAGAATATTACAACAACCAATGCTCTTTCAGCTACTATCTTtctaaactacattttaaaatatattttacatatttaaatgatTGATCATCATAAAATCTTCAAATGATTATCAGGCATAGTTTAGAatgggttgttgttgttgttgttttgtgtgtgttttttttttttggtggggagGTATCCtttcttatatataaaaatgatataaccTGTATATCACTGACTCCAATGTTGTACTAAGACAAACTGATGGTACACGAATAGTGTCTCATATGCAGTAATCCCAGTAATCTGTTTAGTTATACAGATTATTCAAGGAAGTATAGAGTATCTCTTATTTTGGACCAGCATCACTTTAAAGGCTCCAATAAGTGTGTTGGTGTGTGCTTGGTGTATGATATTACTAGCTGAGTTCTGAGTGAAGACTATTTGTTTTAAGTATTCTTAACCCTGATACTAGGATTATAAAAGTTCACTGATACACATGCATTTAGAGTAAATTATTGCTCCCCTAGATTCATGACCTTTTGAGTTCATGTAAATATGGAGTATTGTGTCCATGACGTCCTTTTGGCAAGATATGTTCAGTAAAATTTAAGATTGTATTTTTCTTCTTGGATTTCATTGCAAAAAAGTTATTTAAGTTGAGATGCAAATCAAGTCACAAGTTGTAACAGGCAAATTATTCCATTTTGTCTCAGTTCCAAACCAGAAAAATTATGACTTGATTCAAATTCATGTCTCTTAATTCTTCAACTCACTGTAAACATAACTATACttttaaatgttcaaatgttaATGATATGTATTCGTAAGTGTCAAGATTTAGACCATATTATTTGTTGATACATCACTTATTCATTGTTGAACTTTAGGTACCATCACTATGATTAGAAGTTGTTTGGTTACTGCATTCACCATGGGTATTTGGGATGATTAAAAAACCAAGGTTCTACAAGGCTAGTAGTGTTCAATAAATCATATCTATAGAAATAAATGATAGAAATAGATCCTCTGTATAGCTTTAAACAATCTACTGATATGGATCACATTCATTAATTAAaaaccttatttataaataatcagGAAGATAAACACAGGTCAGTTACAGTTtctttctgtttcattttatacaaataattacaaacatcaaattttttgtatttaataaaataccaagACAATAATCAACTCTATCAAGCCAGTATCAAAGAACTTTAGttgtaaaaaaatacatgtaCTTACCATGTGTACTTTCTGATGTGGATTCTATTTCTTctttaaattcagtttttgttttcacattcataACATTTTTGTCTGAACTATATAAATCATCATCACTACTGTCACTGAACTTTGAAATAATACCTTCTTCTAACAGATCACCAGGCTGTTCTGTTTTCTCCTGGATAAATGCAATCTAATATTGAACAGCTAGCATTATCATCACACATAGTCTCTACAGTTTACtagttcaaaataatataattaattaaactattGCTTGGAACTTAATTATATGTGTAAACAGTactaaaaaccatttaaataccTTTTTTAAAATGGTATGACTttagattattataattttttgtataatcatatttaaataaaataatttcagatataTTACATACCTATGTACACCATTAACAGCTAGGAGTCACCCAGTGGAGCAGCAACCAGTGAAAGACTGCATCTTTCTAAAGAAGGGAACACCTTATGGGTGTTTAATGTCAAAGTGATAATAGACCAAAGATCATGAAAGTGGTTACATGTTTTCAAGGTGGGTGAAATGTTAGAATGTACAATGTGAATAAGGTTTCAAATCATTTTACTTTAGTTATATACAACAGGTTAATACTATAACAATAAGCAAGAGGAGCCCTCATATATATTCTGAGGTAAATCCAAATCTTGTTCAGCTAGGCTTAACAACAGGGGACTGGCTACTCAACAGATATCATACATGGTTGTAATGTACTACACCTCCTGCCATATATCTCAAGTTAAGTTTGTACCCAATTGGTTGTTTATTGGATGAAATACACCCCTTGTAAATGAATCTCCCCATATCCAATTCTCCAGCAGCTTGGGACTGAGAGGTCATTGTTCTTTTGGGCTTCACTTTAAAAATGACGAGTAAATGATATATGTTAAAACACATAAGTATGAGTGAACCATTGTCATCAGGCACAATCATCTGGAAATGGATCATTATAAGAAGATAGCATAATGGTTAACATGACTAAAGACATCAAAGTATGAGCTAGGATTGAGtgaataattacatttcattCTGTCTgctttctgtttttttgtaaaaattgttGAAATGCCAAGACAGTTATACAGATATGGTGTTGAAGTTTTTAAGAGAACCCCATCTCAATAGTTGGCACCAAGCAAGAGCAGATCAGCTTTAGATTTCTGTACTTCCTTGCTTGATACAGATTTTGAATAAACAATTCCGATGAGGTAAGGAGTACCATTCAGTGACATCTGATGACATCAAATACAAAGAATTTAATGTTTGGTTCTGCATGTAAGTTGGGTAGTTGGTTTGAGTTCTCTATTAGTTTTCCCAACTTTTGGtatatttggtatttttttcAGGATCTATATGAAAAGATCAGCATAAAATGTTTCCCTGAAATGCACAAGGTTAGTGATGAAGTTGGAAATTAAACTCAGCAGGCTAAGGTCAATACACTACAGCCTAGGGTAAACTAGAGGGATGGTAACATTAGAGTACAtaaaaacatcttgtaatacATGCAACTATAGTTGAATATATTAGATGTAGTTCACACACCATTCTTTGAGATCTCTGGTCAGTTTTGAAAGGAAGCAAGACAGACTGTGACATAATTGAGCTGATTGGAAGCTATGTTACAAAGACAGACTGTGACGTGATTGTAGGCTATGTTGGACCTAACAAAATATGTCAAATGATTCAGCTGATGAATTGAAGCTGTGAAATTGGATGAGGATAAGTCCACAGACAAGAGGTTATAccataaacaaaacaagcattgGTGGAGTTCATGAGAGGGAACAGTTTGAGCAGGATAGCCTCAAAGAGTATCAGAAATAGAAGAATCAcaccatgaaaaataaaacaggaCAAAAACAACAGATTATAGGAATGTAATATCTTTGTGAAATGGAGGGGTTAAGGAATAAATTAATCAGTCCTAATACAGGACAAAAAGCTGCAAAAGTATGGGTATCTGAATGATGATGATGATCATAGACAAAAAGGGAAAAATATCTGAAAGAAATAGAATGACTGATAAGCTGTAGCCATtgaacgttttattttatttattcaatgtgATAAAGAGCACAAACAAGGAATGGGATGACTACATAAATTAAAGTTCTAATTAGGTGGACAGAACAAAAGTGCACCAAAGACAAAGGAATGTAGcagtaaataaacaaatccaATGATCAAAGTAACTAAACACCtaaaaagaactgaaaaaaagCAAGTCTGAAAATAGGCAGTGTCAGGGAAAAATGAACATATGATCATACACTGATGTTCACAGGGAATACAATCCATGAAGGTTGTGTTACTCTCCTGTTGGTGGAGAAATATAGCATTATGATGATTACCTTGGAAGCCCTATAGATAATTATAGATTCACAAACATggaagtttattaatttattttactggtAGGTGCACAAAATTCCATTGTAGTTGTATGAGTGTTTGAAACTCACAGTGAAAGTATACCCACTTTGTACACAACTTTTGacatttttcagaaataaaatgagaataagcatattttaaaataggaagtacatatataaattatctCATAAAAACTGAtgatgtgtgtgtatatctatatacatacttgaataaccaaaaaaattattaattacttcattaataccacataattgtattataattcaagtttaacAGCTAAGCTGtatttgtgtgaaaaaataataaaataaaacaaatattgaaaaggCTAAAATCCTAATGTACCAACACAGAGGTTTGTATTGAAAGAAAGAGGAAATAACTGTATTTagaaatggctgagaaaatcactAAAGAAATATTCTGAGATTCtgactggttattcacatgtcatctATGTAGAAGTATATATAAGAAACCATTTCCAAAAGTGGAAAAAAGAAACCAGTGGGAGAGCACCATGTTGATTCACTAAGTAAAGTGATcgctcagcaaatagaaaagctAAAAGATTTCATtctatattctagtttgtcaatattgttaatttgagttcctaatttctaCAAAACTGTGGACTTTGTGTCATGACAAACATCTCATTTGAACCAATGTTGCactcaacataccacatgacacaaaaattgatattcagctgggtttttttttacacttatttctaaatttaaaaaataaataatgtataatacaatTTGTGAATTATAATTTGATACCAAAAGTATTTACACAGATTCataaaatactagttcaataacattttgaaagcaagtcaacaaatgcaatgacacaACCTTTGATACGGTCTACTGTGACAGGGTTAAATCTCAAATGTGACTACCTGAAATCTTGTGACATGTACAGCAAAATATATCTGTAGCAAAGTTTAATCAACCCATTCATTAATTGAATATCAAACACCACTTATTAACCAACAAGAATTAGAATCATTTAGAAACAGACCTACAAGTTGAATCATAGATGTGGTAAACAAAGtgtgtaattttataacaaaagtcAATCCACAAACACAAATGGAAGTGGTGAGAGCCTATCACATGCCCCAGACAACAGTTCACAATATACTCCAGAACGATCTCTACTGAAACAGCAACACAGCTTACATGTAAACAAGCAGTTTCCCTTACATCCATTTTACTGTCACATAACTCATGTAGCAGCAGAATGAAGTGGATATTTATACTATTCCTTCACAAGATGTATCAGATGTAACAACTACAGATGTACGTCCAACTAAGACTGCTGAAAGTCTTGGCAAATCTTCACTCTGGTATTGGTTCAATGTAAGATACTAAACTACTGTAAATATTACAGatcattaaacacaaagcaagaGAACTTTCAGAATACGATAAGAAATCCAAAAATTAAGTTCTATTTTGTACAgcaaatattactattgtaagAAGAGATGAAATGACTTTATGTGTGACATTGCAGCAAACTTCTAGCAAATTTC comes from Tachypleus tridentatus isolate NWPU-2018 chromosome 12, ASM421037v1, whole genome shotgun sequence and encodes:
- the LOC143235713 gene encoding uncharacterized protein LOC143235713, yielding MIKEEKEDNFDGSTVKTEEKTEQPGDLLEEGIISKFSDSSDDDLYSSDKNVMNVKTKTEFKEEIESTSESTHDTNTSVNIHCVSQCPGYHGIKQDYYTEVIKSSKPNNETGGETTLNGNNIKEFRTLDKLNQEQRIQPGEKPYNCVVDVKKCERNSPLEQLKRSHTGKMSYSCEICGKSLVSNRNLKSHQRIHTGEKPYSCTVCEKQFRTKNVLKNHHRTHTCEKPYSCTVCGKQFRRNYELTIHQRIHTGRNLHLYSVWGNNLEEIVC